GCGGAGACGTTAAACGCCTTACTGATTCTACGCCCGAGTATCGATTGCGTGTTGGGGACTACAGGGTTCTGTTTGAAATTGAAGGGAGGGCGATCGTTATCTATCGAATACGGCATCGCCGTGAGGCATACCGATAAATGGAG
Above is a genomic segment from Pseudomonadota bacterium containing:
- a CDS encoding type II toxin-antitoxin system RelE/ParE family toxin; this translates as MKYNIKFKPRAVKDIEAFHSRIQGRILDKIEEMSDNLRGDVKRLTDSTPEYRLRVGDYRVLFEIEGRAIVIYRIRHRREAYR